The proteins below come from a single Miscanthus floridulus cultivar M001 chromosome 1, ASM1932011v1, whole genome shotgun sequence genomic window:
- the LOC136469265 gene encoding subtilisin-like protease SBT1.7 — protein MQRHGEVCLIFAVAAAALLAAAAAAPGAAGREDRQTYIVHMSHSAMPSDFVEHEEWYAASLQAVSDAATVLYTYNTLLHGYSARLTRAEAAALESQPGVLVVNPEVRYELHTTRTWEFLGLDGTDALFPQSGTGTDVIVGVLDTGVWPERPSYDDTGFGPVPAAWKGKCEDGNDFNSSACNKKLVGARFFLTGYEAAKGPVDTSKESRSPRDNDGHGTHTSSTAAGGAVQGADLLGYAAGTAKGMAPRARVATYKVCWVGGCFSSDILKAMEVAVTDGVDVLSLSLGGGTAEYYRDSVAVGAFSAMEKGIFVSCSAGNAGPGAATLSNGAPWITTVGAGTIDRDFPAYVMLGNGKNYTGVSLYSGKPLPTTPVPFIYAGNASNSSMGQLCMSGSLIPEKVAGKIVLCDRGTNARVQKGFVVKDAGGAGMVLANTAANGEELVADAHILPGSGVGEKAGNAMRDYAMSDPKATATIVFAGTKVGIKPSPVVAAFSSRGPNTVTSSILKPDIIAPGVNILAAWSGSVGPSGLPGDSRRVGFNIISGTSMSCPHVSGLAALLRAAHPEWSPAAIRSALMTTAYNEYPGGNGILDVATGRPATPLDMGAGHVDPAKAVDPGLVYDITAADYVDFLCANNYEPAQIAALTRQHPSEGCSANRTYTVTALNYPSFSVAFPAAGGTVKHIRTVANVGQPGTYKVTASAAAAGSTPVTVSVEPSTLSFSKAGEKQSYTVSFTAGGMPSGTNGFGRLVWSSDHHVVASPIAATWT, from the coding sequence ATGCAGCGCCATGGCGAGGTATGCTTGATCTTTGCGGTGGCCGCCGCCGCtctcttggcggcggcggcggcggccccggGCGCGGCTGGTCGGGAGGATCGGCAGACCTACATCGTCCACATGTCCCATTCCGCCATGCCGAGTGATTTCGTGGAGCATGAGGAATGGTACGCCGCGTCGCTTCAGGCGGTGTCGGATGCCGCCACCGTGCTGTACACCTACAACACCCTCCTCCACGGCTACTCGGCGCGGCTGACGCGCGCGGAGGCCGCGGCGCTGGAGTCGCAGCCCGGCGTGCTCGTCGTCAACCCGGAGGTGCGGTACGAGCTGCACACCACCCGGACGTGGGAGTTCCTGGGTCTGGACGGCACGGACGCGCTGTTCCCGCAGTCGGGCACCGGGACCGACGTCATCGTCGGGGTGCTCGACACCGGCGTGTGGCCGGAGAGGCCGAGCTACGACGACACGGGCTTCGGCCCCGTGCCGGCGGCCTGGAAGGGCAAGTGCGAGGACGGCAACGACTTCAACTCCTCCGCGTGCAACAAGAAGCTCGTCGGCGCGAGGTTCTTCCTGACGGGCTACGAGGCGGCCAAGGGCCCCGTGGACACGTCCAAGGAATCCCGGTCGCCGAGGGACAACGACGGCCACGGGACGCATACGTCGAGCACCGCGGCGGGCGGCGCCGTCCAGGGTGCGGACCTGCTCGGCTACGCCGCCGGCACAGCCAAGGGCATGGCGCCCCGCGCTCGCGTCGCGACGTACAAGGTGTGCTGGGTCGGCGGGTGTTTCAGCTCCGACATCCTCAAGGCCATGGAGGTCGCGGTGACGGACGGCGTCGAcgtgctctccctctccctcggcgGCGGCACGGCGGAGTACTACCGTGACAGCGTCGCGGTGGGCGCTTTCAGCGCCATGGAGAAGGGGATCTTCGTGTCCTGCTCCGCTGGCAATGCCGGTCCGGGCGCCGCGACGCTGTCGAACGGGGCGCCGTGGATCACCACCGTGGGCGCTGGGACCATCGACCGCGACTTCCCCGCCTACGTCATGCTCGGCAACGGCAAGAACTACACGGGCGTGTCCCTCTACAGCGGCAAGCCTCTGCCTACCACGCCGGTGCCTTTCATCTACGCGGGGAACGCGTCCAACAGCAGCATGGGCCAGCTCTGCATGTCCGGCAGCCTGATCCCAGAGAAGGTGGCTGGCAAGATCGTGCTCTGCGACCGCGGCACCAACGCCAGGGTCCAGAAGGGCTTCGTCGTCAAAGACGCCGGCGGCGCTGGCATGGTTCTCGCCAACACCGCCGCCAACGGCGAGGAGCTCGTCGCTGACGCGCACATTCTCCCAGGCTCCGGCGTGGGTGAGAAAGCCGGTAACGCCATGAGGGACTACGCCATGTCGGATCCGAAGGCGACGGCCACCATTGTGTTCGCCGGCACGAAGGTTGGCATCAAGCCGTCTCCCGTCGTTGCGGCCTTCTCCTCCAGGGGCCCCAACACTGTGACGTCGAGCATCCTGAAGCCGGACATCATCGCGCCCGGCGTGAACATTCTGGCGGCGTGGTCCGGGTCCGTCGGCCCCTCGGGTCTCCCCGGCGACAGCCGCCGCGTGGGCTTCAACATCATCTCCGGCACGTCCATGTCATGCCCGCACGTGAGCGGGCTTGCGGCGCTGCTCCGCGCGGCGCACCCGGAGTGGAGCCCGGCAGCCATCCGGTCGGCGCTGATGACGACGGCGTACAACGAGTACCCCGGCGGTAACGGCATCCTGGACGTGGCCACTGGCCGGCCGGCCACGCCGCTGGACATGGGCGCCGGCCACGTCGACCCGGCGAAGGCCGTCGACCCGGGGCTGGTGTACGACATCACAGCGGCGGACTacgtcgacttcctctgcgccaacAACTACGAGCCGGCGCAGATCGCGGCGCTCACCAGGCAGCACCCGTCCGAGGGGTGCAGCGCCAACCGCACGTACACGGTGACCGCGCTCAACTACCCGTCCTTCTCCGTGGCGTTCCCGGCCGCGGGCGGCACGGTGAAGCACATCCGCACGGTGGCCAACGTCGGGCAGCCTGGGACGTACAAGGTgaccgccagcgccgccgccgccggcagcacCCCGGTGACGGTGTCCGTGGAGCCGTCGACGCTGAGCTTCAGCAAGGCCGGCGAGAAGCAGAGCTACACGGTGAGCTTCACGGCGGGCGGGATGCCGTCGGGCACCAACGGGTTCGGCCGGCTCGTCTGGTCCAGCGACCACCACGTGGTCGCCAGCCCGATCGCGGCGACATGGACCTAA